TCCTCCTGGCGCCCGCACTGCTCCGACCGGGTTTGGCGGGCGCTCTCTTGCGGCTCACGGCTTCCTTGGTACTCGCGGCTTCCTTGGTACTCGCGGCTTCCTTGGTACTCGCGGCCTCCCGCGGCGGCGCTGCCCGGGTCGGTGCGGTGGGCCACTTGAACTCGAACTCCAGCTCGATCTGCCCGTCGCCGACCTCGATCTCGATCTCGGTGCGCAGGTCGTCGGGGATCCGCAGACTCAGTATCCCGGGACCGAACTCCAGTTCTACATCCCCGCCCTCCCTCAGCGCTGCCGCGAGCGCCGTGAGCTGGTCAGCCGCCTCCAGACGGGACAGCGAGCGCTTCTGCTCAAACTTGAGGTCCTTCATGAACGCCTCCGATCCGGTATGAACACCACATAACGCCCATACTGGGGCCATGCACGGCATCGGACATCCGGTGCGATCGCACCCGTACACAGGTCAGTCCACCGGGTGCCCCGGTTCGATCGCCACGGCGTCCGCGAGCCTCAGCAGCGGACGGCCGTCGGGCTCGCCCTTCGCGCCGGACCGCACCGGGTCCAGGACGAAACCGACGTGGTCGCCCGCATCGATCCGCTGCTCGATCCTGCCGACGAACCACGCGTCCGCGTCCTGGAGGACGACGGCGCCGCCGTACCCCTCCGTCCAGCGCGTCCGCGCGAACTTGTCCACCCGGTCGCCGGTCTCGCCCCCGAACAGGGCAGCCAGTTCGAACTGTTCGGGCGTCAGCAGATGCACGGCGAGGAACTCGGCGGCGCGGGCCACCCCGTAGGTCCGGTTCACTTTCGACAGCCACACCACGAACCGCACCGGCCGCATGGAGCACTGGGAAGCGAAGCCCACGAGGCAGCCGGCCCGCTCGCCGCCCGCCTCGGCCGTCACGACGCACATGTCGGGGTTCAGCCGGTCGATGAACGCGTCCATATCCGTCATGCCCATGCCCCTCCGCCAGCCATCCCGTGTCCGTCCTTGCGCCGGGCGAGAACCTGGTTCCCGTCGGCCGTCCGTCTACACGACCAGCACAGCACGCCGCGGCTACGACCGTTCGTATCCCCACGCCCGTTCCGCCCACCCCTCAGGAACCGCATGGGCTGCTCGAAAGGCCACGCAAGTCTTCCCCGTTGGCTGCCCCGAAGCCCTTGAGACGTGCTGCCCGGCCGGTCCACGCTGATCGGTACGACGCCGACGAGACACCCCGGAACTCGGGAGATGTCACGTGACCGGCACCTGAAGAGGAAACACACGGACAGACGGACATGGTGCGCAGAGCAGAACAGGACCCGATGTC
The sequence above is a segment of the Streptomyces asoensis genome. Coding sequences within it:
- a CDS encoding flavin reductase family protein, which produces MTDMDAFIDRLNPDMCVVTAEAGGERAGCLVGFASQCSMRPVRFVVWLSKVNRTYGVARAAEFLAVHLLTPEQFELAALFGGETGDRVDKFARTRWTEGYGGAVVLQDADAWFVGRIEQRIDAGDHVGFVLDPVRSGAKGEPDGRPLLRLADAVAIEPGHPVD
- a CDS encoding amphi-Trp domain-containing protein, with translation MKDLKFEQKRSLSRLEAADQLTALAAALREGGDVELEFGPGILSLRIPDDLRTEIEIEVGDGQIELEFEFKWPTAPTRAAPPREAASTKEAASTKEAASTKEAVSRKRAPAKPGRSSAGARRSGSAKPSATKTS